In Cryomorphaceae bacterium, the following proteins share a genomic window:
- a CDS encoding TIGR00730 family Rossman fold protein, whose protein sequence is MNKLDKKIKIAFKQKGWNETKTNDSWAIFKIMSEFVEGFEKLSKIKPCVSIFGSARFTEEHPSYQLAEDLAFELSRNGYGVITGGGPGIMEAANKGAHRAGGTSVGLNIDLPFEQESNPYVDKDKNIMFDYFFVRKVMFIKYSQGFIVLPGGFGTLDELFEALTLIQTEKIGRFPVIMVGKEFWAGIYDWILRTLRDEYKTISPEDLDLFHLVDTCDEAIEKINAFYSKYLLRPNF, encoded by the coding sequence ATGAATAAATTGGATAAGAAAATCAAGATTGCCTTCAAGCAGAAGGGTTGGAATGAAACCAAAACCAACGATAGCTGGGCTATTTTCAAAATCATGTCGGAGTTTGTAGAAGGCTTTGAAAAGCTTTCCAAAATCAAGCCATGTGTGTCCATTTTCGGATCGGCTCGTTTTACAGAAGAACACCCAAGCTATCAACTTGCCGAAGATCTTGCATTTGAGCTCAGCCGAAATGGTTATGGTGTAATCACAGGAGGTGGCCCCGGTATTATGGAAGCAGCCAATAAAGGAGCCCACAGGGCAGGAGGCACTTCGGTAGGACTCAACATTGACCTCCCATTTGAGCAGGAGTCGAACCCCTATGTTGATAAAGACAAAAACATCATGTTCGACTATTTTTTTGTTCGCAAGGTGATGTTTATCAAATACTCGCAAGGATTTATTGTACTTCCCGGTGGCTTCGGTACGCTCGATGAACTCTTCGAAGCACTCACGCTGATTCAAACCGAAAAAATCGGGCGTTTCCCGGTGATCATGGTTGGTAAGGAGTTTTGGGCCGGTATCTATGACTGGATTCTTCGTACCCTCCGCGACGAGTACAAAACCATCAGCCCCGAAGATCTGGATCTTTTCCACCTCGTTGATACCTGCGATGAGGCCATTGAAAAAATCAATGCCTTTTACAGCAAGTATCTGTTGCGTCCCAACTTCTAG
- the rfbC gene encoding dTDP-4-dehydrorhamnose 3,5-epimerase: MNGLFLLKPTVFGDDRGYFYESYNAKRFTELTGVQDAFVQDNQSLSQKNVLRGLHFQNPPHAQGKLVRVLQGAVQDVVVDIRKSSPHFGRYFEVELTAENNLQLYIPPGFAHGFLTLEDNTIFVYKCTDFYNKNSEGCILWNDASLGINWKTEHPIVSEKDKLGQRFEDFTSLF, translated from the coding sequence ATGAATGGGCTTTTCCTCCTAAAGCCTACCGTTTTTGGTGACGACAGAGGTTACTTTTACGAATCGTACAACGCAAAGCGTTTTACTGAACTTACCGGAGTTCAAGATGCATTTGTGCAAGACAACCAATCGCTTTCGCAAAAAAACGTACTGCGCGGACTGCACTTCCAAAACCCGCCGCACGCACAAGGTAAACTCGTAAGGGTGCTGCAAGGAGCCGTGCAGGATGTAGTGGTAGATATCCGAAAAAGTTCACCGCACTTCGGTCGTTATTTTGAGGTTGAGCTCACAGCCGAAAACAATCTCCAATTATACATACCGCCTGGCTTTGCTCACGGATTTCTGACGCTGGAAGACAACACCATTTTCGTGTACAAATGCACTGATTTTTACAACAAAAACAGCGAGGGATGCATTCTCTGGAATGATGCTTCGCTTGGAATCAACTGGAAAACTGAGCACCCAATTGTTTCGGAAAAAGATAAATTGGGGCAGCGTTTTGAAGATTTCACGTCTTTGTTTTAA
- a CDS encoding undecaprenyl/decaprenyl-phosphate alpha-N-acetylglucosaminyl 1-phosphate transferase yields the protein MDQSQYIFLIYSLFFLGTTAFSLLTNSILLRFTRTMGTKNQRGAKAIRWSSESKPAIGGITFFMVFLISFVCYSIFFFPEEVFKNTQLLGLLLTALLAFLMGLADDAYNTRPLLKFAVQVSCGIILILTGTHIELFEWAYLNYALTIFWTIGMMNSINMLDNMDAITSVVSIFILLSTLLTIYVMGELGTAEFMIVLGVVASLTGFLFFNWNPSKMYMGDTGSQFLGLFLAFIGIRYCWNAPSLSGELLVSRQISITLLVYLLPIIDTTIVVINRIRRGQSPFVGGRDHTTHVLSYQGLSDSQVAMTFGGIGALSLLTTIFFQKYVETWTWWHAGGVLAYFVLLLSVMFYLAKINKANYIN from the coding sequence ATGGACCAATCACAGTACATATTTCTGATCTATTCACTTTTTTTCCTGGGAACCACTGCGTTTTCACTACTCACCAACTCCATTCTGCTGCGGTTTACAAGAACAATGGGCACCAAAAACCAGCGGGGCGCAAAGGCCATTAGATGGAGCTCCGAGTCCAAACCTGCCATCGGTGGTATTACCTTTTTCATGGTGTTTCTCATCTCATTCGTATGCTACTCCATTTTCTTTTTTCCGGAAGAGGTATTCAAGAACACACAGCTTCTGGGTTTGCTTCTCACGGCACTCCTTGCTTTTCTGATGGGGTTGGCAGATGACGCTTACAATACCAGGCCATTGCTCAAATTCGCTGTACAGGTATCATGTGGGATCATACTCATCCTCACAGGCACTCATATCGAACTATTTGAATGGGCATACCTCAACTATGCCCTCACCATTTTCTGGACCATCGGAATGATGAATTCCATCAATATGCTCGATAACATGGACGCCATCACCTCGGTCGTTTCGATATTTATCCTACTCAGCACGCTGCTCACCATCTATGTAATGGGCGAGTTGGGTACCGCTGAGTTTATGATTGTTCTAGGTGTAGTAGCCTCACTCACAGGATTTCTGTTCTTCAATTGGAATCCATCCAAAATGTACATGGGCGACACCGGGAGCCAGTTTCTCGGATTATTTCTGGCCTTCATTGGTATCCGCTATTGCTGGAATGCCCCAAGTCTGAGCGGCGAATTGCTGGTTTCCAGACAAATCAGCATTACACTGCTCGTGTACTTGTTGCCCATTATTGACACCACCATTGTAGTCATCAACCGAATCAGACGAGGGCAATCTCCCTTTGTTGGCGGAAGAGACCACACAACCCACGTGCTGTCATACCAGGGACTGTCAGACAGTCAGGTGGCAATGACCTTTGGCGGAATAGGAGCTCTTTCACTTCTGACCACGATTTTCTTCCAGAAATACGTTGAAACATGGACGTGGTGGCATGCTGGAGGGGTTCTGGCATACTTCGTGCTGCTCTTATCTGTGATGTTTTATCTGGCAAAAATCAATAAAGCCAACTACATCAACTAA
- the uvrA gene encoding excinuclease ABC subunit UvrA — protein MKKETFIDVRGARVHNLKNIDVSIPRNKLVVITGLSGSGKSSLAFDTLYAEGQRRYIETFSAYARQFLGSLERPDVDKISGLSPVISIEQKTVSKNPRSTVGTITEIYDFLRLLFSRAAHAYSYKTGKRMVRYSEDQIVTLLQEEMHGQKVALLAPIVKGRKGHYRELFQQISRQGFVRVRVDGELKEIHANMKLDRYKVHDIDIVIDRVIPGTGDSQRLRESIKTALRLGKGTFIALSLENDTERYFSKFLMCPDTGISYNEPEPNLFSFNSPYGACPKCNGLGEISEIDINKVIPKKSLSIRKGGIAPLGSYKNNWIFKQVETLLEKHGFSLDTPVGDVDEGVMSQLLYGTDEPITVKSSVGLSDYTVTYEGIIHFINRQSEESTSKSILRWTQGFMNKIDCPTCHGSRLKEEALHFKIDEHNIFELAKMDIQSFANFFNGIEERLDERQNSIAKEVLKEIRNRTRFLLDVGLEYLTLNRSSRSLSGGEAQRIRLATQIGSRLVGVLYILDEPSIGLHQRDNNRLIESLKQLRDAGNSVIVVEHDKEMILQSDYLLDIGPAAGVHGGKIMGGGEVESFRDVNSLTAQYLFGSKKIEVPKTRREGNGHTLTLTGASGHNLQNTTVEFPLGKFICVTGVSGSGKSSLINGTLYPIMNQHFYQGVKKPLPYTDIEGIKNLDKVIEIDQSPIGRTPRSNPATYTAMFNDIRNLFTELPEAKIRGYKPGRFSFNTTGGRCETCKGAGVRTIEMNFLPDVYVQCETCNGKRYNRETLEVRFKGKSIADVLDMTVEEGLDFFSEIPKIKQKLKTLNDVGLSYLTLGQQSTTLSGGEAQRVKLATELSKRNTGNTFYILDEPTTGLHFEDVRMLIDVLNRLVNGGNTVLVIEHNMDIMKVADHIIDMGPEGGSRGGKVLFTGTPEELLHCTESHTARFLKEELNHE, from the coding sequence ATGAAGAAAGAAACCTTTATTGATGTTCGGGGTGCCCGTGTGCACAATCTCAAAAACATTGATGTTAGCATACCCCGCAACAAGCTGGTGGTAATTACCGGCCTTAGCGGAAGCGGCAAGTCATCGCTCGCCTTCGATACACTCTACGCAGAGGGGCAGCGCAGGTATATTGAGACTTTTTCGGCCTACGCAAGGCAATTTCTTGGTAGCCTTGAGCGACCCGACGTTGACAAGATATCCGGCTTAAGTCCGGTCATTTCCATTGAGCAGAAAACGGTAAGTAAGAACCCGCGATCTACCGTGGGCACCATTACCGAGATATATGATTTCCTCCGACTTCTTTTTTCACGCGCAGCCCACGCATACTCCTACAAAACCGGAAAGCGCATGGTGCGTTACTCCGAAGATCAGATTGTTACACTGCTTCAGGAAGAAATGCATGGTCAGAAAGTGGCACTGCTCGCCCCTATCGTAAAAGGGCGTAAGGGGCATTACCGGGAGCTCTTTCAACAAATAAGCCGGCAAGGATTTGTTAGAGTACGAGTAGATGGCGAACTCAAAGAGATTCACGCCAACATGAAGCTCGATAGATACAAGGTGCACGATATTGACATTGTGATTGACCGCGTTATACCCGGCACAGGTGATAGCCAGCGTCTGCGCGAATCTATCAAAACTGCTCTTCGACTGGGGAAAGGAACCTTCATTGCGCTTAGCCTCGAAAACGATACCGAACGCTACTTCAGCAAATTTCTGATGTGCCCCGACACCGGCATTTCCTACAATGAGCCGGAACCTAACCTCTTCTCTTTCAATTCTCCTTATGGAGCGTGCCCCAAGTGCAACGGTCTGGGTGAAATTTCAGAAATTGATATCAACAAGGTCATCCCCAAAAAAAGCCTCAGCATCCGCAAAGGTGGTATTGCTCCACTGGGCAGTTACAAGAATAACTGGATTTTTAAACAGGTGGAAACCCTGCTGGAAAAGCATGGCTTTAGCCTTGACACGCCGGTGGGCGACGTGGACGAAGGAGTCATGAGCCAGTTACTCTACGGAACCGACGAACCCATCACGGTAAAAAGCTCCGTAGGTTTGAGCGACTACACCGTTACCTACGAAGGTATCATCCACTTTATCAATCGTCAGTCCGAGGAAAGCACCTCCAAAAGCATCCTCAGGTGGACGCAAGGCTTCATGAACAAAATTGATTGCCCAACCTGCCATGGCAGCCGACTGAAAGAAGAGGCCCTGCACTTTAAAATTGATGAGCACAACATCTTTGAGCTTGCCAAAATGGATATTCAGTCATTCGCCAACTTCTTTAACGGCATTGAAGAACGACTGGATGAACGCCAGAACAGCATAGCAAAAGAGGTTCTCAAAGAAATTCGAAACCGCACGCGTTTCCTGCTCGATGTGGGCCTCGAATACCTCACCCTGAACCGTAGCTCACGGTCGCTCTCGGGCGGTGAGGCGCAGCGCATTCGTCTTGCTACCCAAATTGGCTCCCGGCTGGTAGGTGTGCTCTATATCCTGGACGAGCCCAGCATTGGACTGCACCAACGAGACAACAACCGCCTGATTGAATCGCTCAAGCAGCTGCGCGATGCCGGGAACTCAGTGATTGTGGTGGAGCACGACAAAGAAATGATTCTGCAATCTGACTACCTGCTGGATATCGGGCCGGCCGCTGGAGTACACGGCGGTAAAATTATGGGTGGTGGCGAAGTTGAAAGCTTTCGCGATGTAAATTCGCTCACAGCTCAGTACCTCTTCGGAAGCAAGAAAATTGAAGTCCCCAAAACGCGGCGCGAAGGAAACGGGCATACCCTCACCCTGACGGGCGCCAGCGGTCACAATCTGCAAAACACTACGGTAGAATTCCCGCTGGGAAAGTTCATTTGTGTTACAGGCGTGTCGGGCAGCGGAAAATCGTCGCTCATTAACGGCACCCTCTACCCTATTATGAATCAGCACTTTTATCAAGGCGTCAAAAAGCCATTGCCCTACACGGATATCGAGGGAATCAAAAACCTCGACAAGGTCATTGAAATTGACCAGTCGCCCATTGGCAGAACCCCACGAAGCAATCCTGCCACATACACGGCGATGTTCAATGATATCCGCAACCTGTTTACAGAGCTTCCCGAGGCAAAAATCAGAGGTTACAAACCCGGCAGGTTTTCATTCAATACCACAGGTGGACGCTGCGAGACCTGCAAAGGTGCAGGCGTTAGGACCATCGAAATGAATTTTCTGCCCGACGTGTATGTGCAGTGCGAAACATGCAACGGCAAGCGCTACAACCGCGAAACCCTTGAGGTGCGCTTCAAGGGAAAATCCATTGCCGACGTGTTGGACATGACCGTTGAAGAGGGATTGGACTTTTTCAGCGAGATTCCCAAAATCAAGCAAAAACTCAAAACCCTGAATGACGTGGGCTTGAGCTATCTAACCCTGGGTCAGCAGAGCACAACCCTTTCAGGCGGAGAAGCACAGCGCGTTAAACTGGCCACCGAGCTCTCCAAACGAAATACGGGCAACACTTTTTACATCCTTGACGAGCCCACCACAGGGCTTCATTTTGAGGATGTGAGGATGTTGATTGACGTATTGAATCGCCTGGTAAACGGCGGTAATACCGTGCTGGTGATTGAGCACAACATGGACATCATGAAAGTTGCCGACCACATTATTGATATGGGGCCCGAAGGTGGCTCAAGGGGAGGCAAGGTGCTCTTTACCGGAACTCCCGAAGAACTCTTACATTGCACCGAAAGTCATACTGCCAGGTTTTTAAAAGAAGAACTCAACCATGAATAA
- a CDS encoding glycosyltransferase family 1 protein, whose protein sequence is MPRVLRIINRFNLGGPTYNAAYLTKYLPGDFETLLVGGMKEDSEGSSMHIVDQLGLKPVILNEMRREVNPLQDRLAFKKIKQLIQDFKPDVVHTHASKPGALGRLAAAQMKVPVIVHTFHGHSFHSYFNPITTSFYRKVERFLASKSNCIVALSEGQKNELVNIHKVCPEEKVRIIPLGFDLARFTESMDQKRLRFRTEYGLAPDEIAIGIIGRLVPIKNHDLFLRSIAILQHRTQRKIRAFVVGDGEERARLEALCNELNLTTSPGQNRCSVTFTSWIKDIDYVNAGIDIVCLTSKNEGTPVSLIEAQAANKPIVTTRVGGIENIVVSGRTALLSETNNHVTLANNLLRLVEDDALREEFGADGWLYVHQKFHYQRLADDMAQLYQELLN, encoded by the coding sequence ATGCCACGCGTACTTCGCATTATCAACCGCTTTAACCTGGGCGGACCCACTTACAACGCGGCTTATCTCACGAAATACCTACCGGGCGATTTCGAGACGCTACTGGTGGGTGGCATGAAAGAGGATTCCGAGGGCAGCTCCATGCACATTGTTGACCAACTCGGCCTTAAGCCTGTTATTTTAAACGAAATGCGAAGGGAAGTAAACCCGCTTCAAGATCGGTTGGCGTTTAAAAAAATCAAGCAACTTATTCAGGATTTCAAGCCCGATGTTGTACACACTCACGCGTCGAAACCGGGTGCATTAGGGCGATTGGCAGCAGCGCAGATGAAAGTACCTGTGATTGTTCACACATTTCACGGCCACTCCTTTCACTCCTATTTCAACCCCATTACCACCTCATTTTACAGGAAGGTGGAACGGTTTTTAGCGTCGAAATCAAATTGCATTGTGGCGCTGAGCGAAGGGCAAAAGAATGAGCTGGTAAACATTCACAAGGTATGCCCTGAGGAGAAAGTACGAATCATCCCTTTGGGCTTTGATTTGGCTCGCTTTACAGAATCAATGGACCAAAAACGGCTACGCTTCAGAACTGAATATGGATTGGCTCCGGATGAAATTGCCATTGGTATCATTGGCCGCTTGGTTCCCATTAAGAACCACGATTTGTTTCTGAGGTCGATTGCCATTCTTCAGCATAGAACCCAGCGCAAAATACGGGCCTTTGTTGTGGGCGATGGCGAAGAACGGGCGCGCCTTGAAGCTCTTTGCAACGAATTGAATCTTACAACCTCTCCCGGACAAAATCGCTGCAGTGTTACCTTCACCTCGTGGATTAAAGACATTGACTACGTAAATGCAGGAATTGATATTGTGTGCCTTACATCAAAAAACGAAGGCACACCAGTGTCGCTAATTGAGGCCCAGGCCGCCAACAAACCCATTGTAACCACACGTGTTGGCGGTATTGAGAATATCGTGGTATCTGGTCGCACGGCACTTTTGAGCGAAACGAATAATCATGTTACCTTAGCCAACAATTTATTAAGACTCGTTGAAGATGATGCCTTACGGGAAGAATTTGGGGCCGATGGGTGGTTGTATGTGCATCAAAAATTTCACTACCAGCGCCTTGCCGATGACATGGCCCAACTTTACCAAGAACTTTTAAACTGA
- a CDS encoding lytic transglycosylase domain-containing protein: MIYLQRIALIVTLLLAVVFVVKLFQFSSSIEMDNHDDSHQKEFTSNYRIFALNLPDELDFANEDVPMQSIDVREKLDRELLINTYWQSQTLLFHKRAHRYFPIIEPILAKNGVPDDFKYLALIESGLQNVVSPAGATGFWQFMKNTAIEYGLEVNGEVDERYHLEKSTEAACKYLNTAYKKYGSWTMAAASYNMGMNGLDRQIKRQKVHNYYDMLLIEETARYVFRIVAIKEIMTKPRDYGFFFREKDLYPPLKTRTVTVNEPINDFADFAFEHGVNYKILKILNPWLRDTFLRNPGRKSYNIQLPAKGFTGFISSEALVFENDSLAKDTL, from the coding sequence ATGATATACCTGCAACGAATTGCCCTTATTGTTACACTGCTTCTTGCGGTGGTGTTCGTGGTAAAACTCTTTCAGTTTTCCTCGAGCATTGAAATGGATAACCACGACGATAGCCACCAAAAAGAGTTCACATCCAACTACCGCATTTTTGCTCTCAACCTCCCCGACGAACTGGATTTTGCCAATGAGGACGTGCCTATGCAAAGTATAGATGTGCGCGAAAAACTGGATCGTGAGCTGCTCATCAACACCTACTGGCAGTCACAAACCCTGCTTTTTCACAAAAGGGCCCATCGCTATTTCCCCATCATTGAACCCATCCTTGCCAAAAATGGGGTTCCCGATGATTTCAAGTACCTCGCCCTGATAGAAAGCGGATTACAAAATGTAGTTTCTCCGGCTGGAGCCACCGGTTTCTGGCAGTTCATGAAAAACACGGCCATCGAATACGGACTGGAAGTGAACGGCGAAGTGGACGAGCGCTACCACCTCGAAAAATCAACAGAGGCCGCGTGTAAATACCTCAACACCGCCTACAAAAAGTACGGAAGCTGGACCATGGCAGCCGCATCCTACAACATGGGCATGAATGGATTAGACCGCCAAATAAAAAGGCAAAAAGTGCATAACTATTACGACATGCTGCTGATTGAAGAAACCGCCCGGTACGTGTTTCGCATTGTAGCCATCAAGGAAATCATGACCAAACCACGTGACTACGGCTTTTTCTTTCGCGAAAAGGACCTTTATCCGCCCCTAAAAACCAGAACAGTAACCGTTAATGAACCCATTAACGACTTTGCCGATTTTGCCTTTGAACACGGCGTGAACTACAAAATTCTTAAAATTCTGAACCCGTGGCTCCGCGATACGTTCTTAAGAAATCCGGGGCGTAAGTCGTACAACATCCAATTGCCAGCCAAAGGCTTTACCGGGTTTATCTCCTCCGAAGCCCTGGTTTTTGAAAACGATAGCCTTGCAAAAGACACGCTCTAG
- a CDS encoding polysaccharide biosynthesis tyrosine autokinase, producing the protein MIDENISKVNQSYEGYKERLTNFGSQFELGLFLYIARKSLKWIALLAVFTFTFAYLYLRYNAPVYQASTIIQLSKSDNATKILQVNKIYEEKTLSAELELLRSKLLLQETVKRLPLKVSYYLKGDILTRQLYRVPQPKLNLVAITDSSILDKQIFIRNLADGRYELHLNNNAISDPFLPNDYVRTRFFEGRIDLAPPLEENSDKGSYNELYFVINNPNSLVSRFRSNMEVRVMNNIAQTIQISCKNHNATLARDFVMAHAHQYLQYDQESRELSASNIIRFIDNQIEEVYNELRETEFELSMFMKDNKISDLNRISEFYLSYFQQYDDRQMELEYEEKLLGELEKVALANPEETDIYALIPLIVGTRLENSLSGLITDLREILLRKEEMGFNVKGNHGAVKNIEYQVEIQKRLILEAIQSMRSNLQGRRTFFQDKLRDFEASFYQLPEKELEYARLQRHFKINEKYYTLLLEKQTEYRISKAGFVPENRILEEARIPSVPIAPNRNMVFAIAIILTVLISAVMVLVRYLMHDEITSLNEITKQTNASVGILGMTPKYTEEVPISQMVIDKNPKSMIAEAFRTIRTNLQFVDPSQEGPKTIAITSTVSGEGKTFIAINLAGIIAFSGKRVIILDMDLRKPKIHAGFGVGNTRGMSTLIVGKNTIQECVQQSNLDNLDFITSGPLPPNPSELILSDRTVEIINELKSLYDVIIIDNPPVGMVTDGIPIFKMVDYPIYVFRADYSKKHFVQNVDRLMNENGITRVTVVLNSVEVNRHRYGYNYGYGYGYGYGYGQAYGYYDESNSTGRNKWFEFWKS; encoded by the coding sequence ATGATTGACGAGAATATATCCAAGGTAAATCAGAGCTATGAGGGCTATAAAGAACGTCTTACCAATTTTGGTAGTCAGTTCGAGTTGGGGCTGTTTCTTTACATTGCCCGAAAAAGCCTGAAGTGGATAGCTCTACTGGCTGTTTTTACCTTCACTTTCGCATACCTCTACCTCAGGTACAATGCTCCTGTTTATCAAGCATCAACCATCATTCAGCTTTCAAAAAGTGACAATGCAACCAAAATTCTTCAGGTCAACAAGATCTACGAAGAAAAAACCCTGTCGGCTGAGCTGGAACTTTTAAGATCCAAGCTTTTGCTTCAGGAAACTGTAAAACGTTTGCCCCTTAAGGTGAGTTACTACCTGAAAGGCGACATACTCACAAGGCAGCTCTACCGTGTTCCTCAACCTAAACTCAATTTGGTTGCAATTACGGATAGCAGCATCCTGGATAAACAAATTTTCATTCGCAACCTGGCTGATGGCCGCTATGAGTTGCATTTGAACAACAACGCCATATCAGACCCATTCTTGCCAAATGATTATGTGAGAACAAGGTTTTTTGAAGGTCGCATCGATTTGGCTCCACCTCTGGAAGAAAACTCCGATAAAGGTTCTTACAATGAGCTTTACTTCGTGATAAACAACCCCAACTCACTGGTATCACGATTCAGAAGTAACATGGAGGTACGGGTAATGAACAATATTGCACAAACCATCCAGATTTCCTGCAAAAACCACAATGCCACTCTTGCCAGGGATTTTGTAATGGCGCATGCTCATCAATATTTGCAGTACGATCAGGAATCGCGTGAGTTGAGCGCATCAAACATCATTCGCTTTATCGATAACCAAATTGAAGAAGTGTACAACGAACTGCGAGAAACAGAATTTGAACTCAGTATGTTCATGAAGGACAACAAAATTTCTGACCTGAACAGAATTTCTGAGTTTTATCTGAGCTATTTTCAGCAGTATGACGACCGTCAGATGGAGCTCGAGTATGAAGAGAAACTACTGGGCGAATTAGAAAAGGTTGCGCTGGCTAACCCTGAGGAGACAGATATATATGCCCTGATTCCCCTGATAGTCGGCACCCGACTGGAAAACTCACTATCGGGATTGATTACAGATTTACGCGAAATATTGTTGCGCAAGGAAGAAATGGGATTCAACGTGAAAGGAAACCACGGCGCTGTTAAAAACATTGAATACCAAGTAGAAATACAAAAAAGATTGATTCTTGAGGCCATACAATCAATGCGATCCAACTTGCAAGGAAGGCGTACTTTTTTTCAGGACAAACTGAGAGATTTCGAAGCCTCCTTTTATCAACTACCTGAAAAGGAATTGGAGTACGCCCGCTTGCAGCGGCATTTCAAAATAAATGAAAAGTACTATACGCTTCTATTGGAAAAACAAACGGAGTACCGAATCAGCAAGGCCGGTTTTGTACCTGAGAATCGAATTTTGGAAGAAGCCCGGATACCATCTGTGCCAATCGCTCCCAACAGAAACATGGTTTTTGCGATAGCCATCATTCTGACTGTACTCATCAGTGCTGTGATGGTTTTGGTGCGATATCTCATGCATGACGAAATCACATCGTTGAATGAAATCACCAAGCAAACCAATGCTTCTGTGGGTATTTTGGGCATGACACCGAAGTATACTGAGGAAGTGCCCATTTCTCAGATGGTGATTGATAAAAATCCTAAATCAATGATTGCCGAGGCCTTCAGAACCATAAGGACCAACCTGCAGTTTGTGGATCCCTCTCAAGAAGGCCCTAAAACCATTGCAATTACCTCAACGGTATCGGGCGAGGGCAAGACATTTATCGCAATTAACCTTGCCGGTATTATCGCATTTTCAGGCAAGCGGGTCATTATTCTGGACATGGATTTACGCAAGCCAAAAATCCACGCTGGTTTTGGTGTAGGAAACACCCGGGGTATGAGTACACTCATTGTAGGAAAAAACACCATCCAGGAATGTGTGCAGCAGAGCAACCTCGACAACCTCGATTTTATTACCTCGGGCCCACTTCCTCCCAATCCTTCAGAATTGATACTGAGCGACCGCACAGTAGAGATCATTAATGAACTGAAGAGTTTGTACGACGTGATTATCATCGACAATCCACCTGTAGGTATGGTAACGGACGGTATTCCAATCTTCAAGATGGTTGACTACCCCATTTATGTTTTCAGGGCTGACTACAGCAAAAAGCATTTTGTGCAGAACGTAGACAGGTTGATGAACGAAAACGGAATAACCCGGGTAACCGTGGTTCTCAATAGTGTAGAAGTTAACAGACATCGCTACGGATACAACTACGGCTACGGTTATGGTTACGGTTATGGTTACGGACAGGCTTATGGTTACTACGATGAAAGCAACAGTACCGGCCGAAACAAATGGTTTGAGTTTTGGAAATCATAG